Proteins encoded together in one Psilocybe cubensis strain MGC-MH-2018 chromosome 8, whole genome shotgun sequence window:
- a CDS encoding Negative regulator of sexual conjugation and meiosis, whose amino-acid sequence MPQKAPVSAPASHPPLGTLIDGNALQLVEVLGVGGYGVVYRAVETFPSRGRSFAVKCLASTHSHSVLRRQVHIREITLHRIASVHPGVVTLHRIVEDHDHMFIIMEYAPDDDLFTQILHKSRYLGNNALIKHVFLQLIDGVQHCHSLGIFHRDLKPENILCFDGGYRVAITDFGLATTDKMSKEFRTGSVYHMSPAECQAGDPETSPAYSPMHNDIWSLGIILLNLVTGRNPWRSAMADDPTYQAYRQDPLQFLMSVLPISEELNDILVQTLDVDWRGRLSLSELRQSIQNVTSFYSDKVIFEGSLARCPWEAGMDLGNVEPQDAGHEKRPVPKIPEGVEPYCVLSVSAVASTFKSQASTTEGYFERDPWKGEQNVYDARHYGMDVYDNELQVPYGSSGRSSYSSDPSEPSTPSSVDQFSYRGVRNNFDMETAYDYDSENLYAKPTAYPSFTGSSATETPETNRYASSVFVDTPIMESKPFLQYQDAPYMDAYRTAKRYSSPNTSIYSVTEDSIYGDDYSDSSVDDFPPNSPNFVVWPEPAGQRNGSRPMSIQNSRNRKSRTKSQNVFNPMRFFPRSSGSSWLSPKSSPLASRPITSSAGTLRHNATPSNVPAMPWTDYHHPRSGHKKGGNSHRYPAGGYGTQRRSSRDWIPGGFFNTGDN is encoded by the exons ATGCCGCAAAAAGCGCCAGTCTCAGCACCTGCCTCCCATCCTCCTCTGGGCACCTTGATCGACGGCAATGCCTTACAATTGGTTGAAGTTCTTGGTGTCGGTGGTTATGGCGTCGTTTATCGAGCAGTCGAAACATTTCCGTCGAGGGGACGCTCATTCGCAGTCAAATGCCTGGCCAGTACCCATAGTCATTCAGTACTACGGCGGCAGGTCCATATTCGAGAAATTACCCTCCACCGGATCGCATCAGTTCATCCAGGGGTAGTCACCCTTCATCGTATTGTTGAGGACCACGACCATATGTTCATAATTATGGAGTACGCCCCCGACGACGACCTCTTCACCCAGATTCTACACAAGTCCAGATATTTGGGTAATAACGCCCTGATCAAGCATGTGTTCCTGCAGTTGATTGACGGCGTGCAGCACTGCCATTCGTTGGGTATTTTCCATCGGGATTTGAAGCCCGAGAATATCCTCTGCTTCGACGGAGGTTATCGAGTCGCAATTACCGACTTTGGCCTTGCCACCACCGATAAAATGAGCAAGGAGTTCCGCACGGGTAGCGTGTATCATATGAGCCCAG CAGAATGCCAAGCGGGCGACCCAGAGACGTCTCCTGCGTACTCGCCCATGCACAACGACATCTGGTCATTGGgtatcatcctcctcaatcTTGTGACAGGAAGAAATCCATGGAGGTCTGCGATGGCAGACGATCCCACATATCAAGCGTATCGCCAAGATCCGCTTCAGTTCCTCATGAGCGTATTGCCCATTTCCGAGGAGCTCAACGACATTCTCGTTCAAACGTTGGATGTTGATTGGAGAGGCCGCCTGTCCCTTTCGGAGCTTCGCCAGAGTATTCAAAACGTCACATCTTTTTATTCAGACAAAGTCATATTTGAAGGAAGCCTCGCTCGGTGCCCATGGGAAGCTGGTATGGACCTTGGAAATGTTGAGCCTCAAGATGCTGGCCACGAAAAGAGACCGGTGCCCAAAATTCCAGAGGGCGTCGAACCGTACTGCGTACTTTCCGTGTCTGCAGTTGCCTCGACATTCAAAAGTCAGGCGTCCACAACTGAAGGCTACTTCGAGAGAGACCCTTGGAAGGGAGAGCAGAATGTGTACGATGCACGCCATTATGGAATGGACGTTTATGACAACGAGCTTCAGGTCCCATACGGAAGTTCTGGCAGATCCTCGTACTCTTCGGATCCTTCAGAACCCAGTACTCCCAGCAGCGTCGATCAGTTCAGTTACCGTGGTGTCAGAAACAATTTCGACATGGAAACCGCATACGACTACGACTCGGAGAATCTGTATGCAAAACCCACTGCATACCCCTCGTTCACTGGCTCCTCAGCTACTGAAACCCCCGAAACCAACCGTTATGCATCTTCAGTCTTCGTGGATACACCCATCATGGAGTCAAAACCATTCCTCCAATACCAGGATGCGCCCTACATGGACGCCTACAGAACTGCGAAAAGATATTCCTCCCCCAACACATCCATCTATTCCGTCACCGAGGATTCAATATATGGCGATGATTATAGCGATTCGTCGGTGGATGACTTCCCTCCCAATTCTCCGAATTTTGTTGTCTGGCCTGAACCAGCAGGGCAACGAAATGGATCTCGACCAATGAGCATTCAAAACAGTCGAAACCGTAAAAGCCGGACAAAATCGCAAAACGTCTTCAACCCTATGCGTTTCTTTCCCCGCTCATCTGGGTCATCCTGGTTGAGCCCAAAATCGTCGCCTTTGGCCAGTCGTCCGATAACTTCGTCTGCCGGTACTCTCAGGCATAACGCCACGCCATCGAATGTGCCAGCCATGCCGTGGACAGACTATCACCACCCTCGTTCAGGGCATAAAAAAGGGGGCAATTCTCACCGTTATCCTGCCGGGGGATACGGGACGCAAAGACGTTCTAGCCGCGATTGGATACCAGGAGGATTTTTCAACACAGGTGATAATTGA
- a CDS encoding Cytochrome P450 monooxygenase (Cytochrome P450 monooxygenase ARMGADRAFT_974139), whose amino-acid sequence MTIILTVAYVFAVVGAAKLVAKFLTYNRSRIAYPPGPNPKPIFGNAFDFPKYDAAMEYLNWGKRYNSDILHAEALGNHVVILNKREDVDAILEQSDRAKLYSDRPHVPIFKIMGWEYNFAMLRYGDEWREHRKITNQNFNPQAAKQYQSLQLEKVGQLLQGLLDSPKDFLEHGKKFSIALTMAMMYGYEVKSIDDRAVSVAEEALALGTQLLTPGGTLINVIPALQYVPTWFPGAWSRRLAAKVLELSEEMKRIPTEFVKKSLAEGTASPSLVTEFYERKFAVGATQHEEDVINNVAFTVYGANPDVQRKAQAELDRVIGSKRLPNFDDRESLPYIEAIYREVLRFRPPVPIGIPHCSTQDDHYKGYYIPKGTSIFANIWALAHDEADYPEPHSFKPERFLDENGQLNDDDRILAYGFGRRVCVGKHVAGATMWILIASVLACFNITQAKDEEGNDIEINPDYVDLGLTRRVVTYSSFHLVFDQI is encoded by the exons ATGACCATCATCCTAACTGTTGCCTATGTTTTTGCGGTCGTCGGAGCAGCTAAATTAGTTGCGAAATTTTTAACATACAACAGAAGTCGAATTGCCTATCCTCCAGGCCCCAATCCCAAACCAATATTCGGCAATGCTTTTGACTTTCCTAAGTATGACGCTGCGATGGAATACTTGAACTGGGGAAAAAGATATAACA GTGACATTCTTCATGCCGAAGCGTTGGGAAACCATGTCGTGATTCTTAACAAAAGGGAGGATGTAGATGCTATACTTGAGCAGTCTGATCGCGCAAAGCTCTATTCAGATAGACCCCACGTGCCTATTTTTAAGAT AATGGGTTGGGAGTATAATTTTGCTATGCTTCGATACGGCGATGAATGGAGGGAACACAGAAAAATCACAAACCAAAACTTCAACCCGCAAGCAGCGAAGCAATATCAGTCGCTTCAACTGGAAAAAGTCGGTCAACTACTGCAAGGTCTTCTCGATAGCCCAAAAGATTTTTTAGAACATGGCAAAAA GTTCTCGATTGCACTTACTATGGCTATGATGTATGGATACGAGGTTAAATCTATAGACGATCGAGCTGTTTCAGTGGCGGAAGAAGCTCTGGCTCTGGGGACCCAGTTGCTCACTCCGGGTGGCACTCTCATTAATGTTATTCCTGCACTGCAATACGTCCCAACATGGTTTCCGGGTGCTTGGTCTCGAAGGCTGGCTGCAAAAGTACTAGAATTATCCGAGGAAATGAAGAGAATTCCAACTGAGTTTGTAAAGAAGAGCTTG GCTGAAGGCACAGCTTCTCCATCTCTTGTTACTGAATTCTATGAAAGGAAATTCGCGGTCGGTGCCACTCAACATGAAGAAGATGTTATTAACAACGTTGCCTTCACGGTCTATGGAG CTAACCCTGACGTCCAAAGAAAGGCTCAGGCTGAACTTGATCGAGTGATTGGCTCGAAGCGACTACCCAATTTCGACGACCGCGAGTCGCTTCCTTACATTGAAGCTATATACCGGGAGGTTCTCCGATTTAGGCCTCCTGTTCCAATTGGCATTCCTCATTGCTCCACTCAAGACGATCATTATAAAGGCTACTATATACCTAAAG GGACCAGCATCTTTGCAAACATATG GGCCTTAGCTCATGATGAAGCAGATTATCCTGAACCGCACTCCTTCAAACCGGAAAGGTTCCTAGACGAAAATGGCCAGTTGAACGATGACGATAGAATATTGGCATACGGTTTCGGGCGAAG AGTCTGTGTGGGAAAACATGTTGCCGGTGCTACC ATGTGGATACTTATAGCATCGGTCCTTGCTTGCTTCAACATCACACAGGCTAAGGACGAAGAGGGCAACGACATTGAGATCAACCCCGATTATGTCGATCTTGGATTAACCAGGCGAGTAGTAACGTACTCATCTTTCCACCTCGTTTTTGACCAGATTTAA